From Pseudomonas poae, the proteins below share one genomic window:
- a CDS encoding DUF2059 domain-containing protein: MRRLFFSLLMFCVLPAWADSHDQLYKVAGWAEQRAHFNDALSAAQQRYRNSLPPAVYQALVDNSNKRFAAQAMDQRAEAQLRKNLADPKPALAFFQSPLGRKIVAAELLATRRDQLAKNAQGLPHIEADATRSLIIGHLAQALPAREAGAEVSLAIAGVAADSLSQMIPGLLGGGQAQGMLNGQRERLMQQIDKDLSNTLLYVYRDLSDPELEEFATFAESPEGKAYYQAALAAIRAGLAVGQSTSSLAQ, encoded by the coding sequence ATGCGTCGTTTGTTTTTTTCCTTGCTGATGTTCTGCGTTTTGCCCGCCTGGGCAGACAGCCATGACCAGTTGTACAAGGTCGCCGGCTGGGCCGAACAACGTGCGCATTTCAATGACGCCCTCAGTGCCGCCCAACAACGCTACCGCAACAGCCTGCCGCCGGCGGTGTACCAGGCGCTGGTGGACAACAGCAATAAACGCTTTGCGGCCCAGGCCATGGACCAGCGTGCCGAGGCGCAATTGCGCAAGAACCTGGCGGACCCAAAACCGGCCCTGGCGTTTTTCCAATCGCCCCTGGGCCGCAAGATTGTCGCCGCCGAGTTGCTGGCCACGCGCCGCGACCAACTGGCGAAAAACGCCCAGGGCCTGCCACATATCGAAGCCGACGCCACCCGCAGCCTGATCATCGGCCACCTGGCCCAGGCCCTGCCGGCCCGCGAAGCCGGTGCGGAAGTCAGCCTGGCCATCGCCGGCGTGGCGGCCGACAGCTTGAGCCAGATGATCCCCGGCTTGCTGGGCGGCGGTCAGGCCCAAGGTATGTTGAATGGCCAGCGTGAGCGGCTGATGCAGCAGATCGATAAGGATCTGAGCAACACGCTGCTGTACGTCTATCGCGACTTGTCTGACCCGGAGCTGGAAGAATTCGCTACGTTTGCGGAGTCGCCGGAGGGTAAGGCGTATTACCAGGCGGCGCTGGCAGCGATTCGTGCAGGCTTGGCAGTCGGCC